A section of the Apodemus sylvaticus chromosome 10, mApoSyl1.1, whole genome shotgun sequence genome encodes:
- the Dph1 gene encoding 2-(3-amino-3-carboxypropyl)histidine synthase subunit 1 isoform X3, whose amino-acid sequence MAALVVSETAEPGSRVGPGRGRISRGRLANQIPPEILNNPQLLAAVQALPSNYNFEIPKTIWRIQQAQAKKVALQMPEGLLLFACTIVDILERFTKAEVMVMGDVTYGACCVDDFTARALGVDFLVHYGHSCLVPMDTSIQDFRVLYVFVDIRIDTAHLLDSVRLTFAPGSSLALVSTIQFVSTLQAAAQELKADYHISVPQCKPLSPGEILGCTSPRLPKEVEAVVYLGDGRFHLESVMIANPNVSAYRYDPYSKVLSREYYDHQRMQATRQEAIAAARSAKSWGLILGTLGRQGSPKILEHLESQLRDLGLPFVRLLLSEIFPSKLSLLPGIDVWVQVACPRLSIDWGSAFPKPLLTPYEAAVALKDVSWQQPYPMDFYAGSSLGPWTVNHGRDQKPRGHCQPASGKQGSRGGSPAPACDGCSCADQKATSPAP is encoded by the exons ATGGCGGCGCTCGTTGTGTCCGAGACTGCGGAGCCAGGAAGCCGAGTCGGCCCTGGCAGAG GTCGCATCTCTCGGGGGCGACTGGCCAATCAGATCCCTCCTGAGATCCTGAACAATCCCCAGCTACTGGCTGCTGTCCAAGCTCTGCCTTCTAACTACAACTTTGAGATCCCCAAGACCATCTGGAGGATCCAACAAGCCCAGGCCAAGAAGG TGGCCTTACAAATGCCTGAAGGCCTCCTCCTCTTTGCCTGCACCATTGTGGATATCTTGGAAAG GTTCACAAAGGCTGAGGTGATGGTGATGGGTGATGTCACCTATGGGGCTTGCTGTGTGGATGACTTCACTGCAAGGGCCTTGGGAGTTGACTTCTTGGTGCACTATGGTCACAGCTGTCTAG TCCCCATGGACACCTCGATTCAGGACTTCCGAGTGTTGTATGTCTTTGTGGATATCCGGATAGACACTGCCCACCTCCTGGACTCGGTCCGCCTTACCTTTGCACCAGGCAGCTCACTCGCTCTGGTCAGCACCATTCAGTTTGTGTCAACGTTACAG GCAGCTGCACAGGAGCTGAAAGCTGATTACCACATCAGTGTCCCACAGTGCAAGCCCCTGTCCCCTGGGGAGATCCTAGGCTGTACATCCCCTCGACTTCCCAAGGAAGTGGAAGCTGTTGT GTACCTTGGAGATGGCCGCTTCCACCTGGAGTCTGTCATGATTGCCAACCCTAATGTATCTGCTTACCG GTATGACCCATACAGCAAAGTCCTCTCCAGAGAATACTATGACCATCAGCGCATGCAGGCCACTCGCCAGGAAGCCATTGCTGCTGCGCGCTCAGCCAAGTCCTGGGGCCTCATTCTGGGAACTCTGGGCCGCCAGGGCAGTCCCAAGATCCTGGAG CACTTGGAATCGCAGCTCAGAGACTTGGGACTTCCTTTCGTGAGGCTGCTGCTCTCTGAGATCTTCCCCAGCAAACTCAGTCTACTTCCTGGGATAGATGT GTGGGTGCAGGTGGCATGTCCACGCCTCTCCATTGACTGGGGTTCAGCCTTTCCCAAGCCATTGCTGACACCCTACGAG GCAGCCGTGGCCCTGAAGGACGTTTCTTGGCAGCAGCCCTACCCCATGGACTTCTACGCTGGCAGTTCCTTAGGGCCATGGACAGTGAACCACGGTCGGGACCAGAAACCCCGGGGTCACTGCCAGCCTGCATCCGGCAAG CAGGGGTCCAGAGGCGGCTCACCAGCCCCAGCCTGTGACGGTTGCAGCTGCGCAGACCAGAAGGCCACATCGCCAGCTCCCTGA
- the Dph1 gene encoding 2-(3-amino-3-carboxypropyl)histidine synthase subunit 1 isoform X4 — MPEGLLLFACTIVDILERFTKAEVMVMGDVTYGACCVDDFTARALGVDFLVHYGHSCLVPMDTSIQDFRVLYVFVDIRIDTAHLLDSVRLTFAPGSSLALVSTIQFVSTLQAAAQELKADYHISVPQCKPLSPGEILGCTSPRLPKEVEAVVYLGDGRFHLESVMIANPNVSAYRYDPYSKVLSREYYDHQRMQATRQEAIAAARSAKSWGLILGTLGRQGSPKILEHLESQLRDLGLPFVRLLLSEIFPSKLSLLPGIDVWVQVACPRLSIDWGSAFPKPLLTPYEAAVALKDVSWQQPYPMDFYAGSSLGPWTVNHGRDQKPRGHCQPASGKQGSRGGSPAPACDGCSCADQKATSPAP; from the exons ATGCCTGAAGGCCTCCTCCTCTTTGCCTGCACCATTGTGGATATCTTGGAAAG GTTCACAAAGGCTGAGGTGATGGTGATGGGTGATGTCACCTATGGGGCTTGCTGTGTGGATGACTTCACTGCAAGGGCCTTGGGAGTTGACTTCTTGGTGCACTATGGTCACAGCTGTCTAG TCCCCATGGACACCTCGATTCAGGACTTCCGAGTGTTGTATGTCTTTGTGGATATCCGGATAGACACTGCCCACCTCCTGGACTCGGTCCGCCTTACCTTTGCACCAGGCAGCTCACTCGCTCTGGTCAGCACCATTCAGTTTGTGTCAACGTTACAG GCAGCTGCACAGGAGCTGAAAGCTGATTACCACATCAGTGTCCCACAGTGCAAGCCCCTGTCCCCTGGGGAGATCCTAGGCTGTACATCCCCTCGACTTCCCAAGGAAGTGGAAGCTGTTGT GTACCTTGGAGATGGCCGCTTCCACCTGGAGTCTGTCATGATTGCCAACCCTAATGTATCTGCTTACCG GTATGACCCATACAGCAAAGTCCTCTCCAGAGAATACTATGACCATCAGCGCATGCAGGCCACTCGCCAGGAAGCCATTGCTGCTGCGCGCTCAGCCAAGTCCTGGGGCCTCATTCTGGGAACTCTGGGCCGCCAGGGCAGTCCCAAGATCCTGGAG CACTTGGAATCGCAGCTCAGAGACTTGGGACTTCCTTTCGTGAGGCTGCTGCTCTCTGAGATCTTCCCCAGCAAACTCAGTCTACTTCCTGGGATAGATGT GTGGGTGCAGGTGGCATGTCCACGCCTCTCCATTGACTGGGGTTCAGCCTTTCCCAAGCCATTGCTGACACCCTACGAG GCAGCCGTGGCCCTGAAGGACGTTTCTTGGCAGCAGCCCTACCCCATGGACTTCTACGCTGGCAGTTCCTTAGGGCCATGGACAGTGAACCACGGTCGGGACCAGAAACCCCGGGGTCACTGCCAGCCTGCATCCGGCAAG CAGGGGTCCAGAGGCGGCTCACCAGCCCCAGCCTGTGACGGTTGCAGCTGCGCAGACCAGAAGGCCACATCGCCAGCTCCCTGA
- the Dph1 gene encoding 2-(3-amino-3-carboxypropyl)histidine synthase subunit 1 isoform X2: protein MNHRWGWGEQCSAIWSQHEHREGECRKGRSSRAGNLLLPCCCPHPSSSPPPQTHFPAPTLLPLGDALWGSGQFAYILIYKKLSALADSEPGLHAKELNNPVRAQADLGKGVEEGAERQHFSFPHCTPEEEWGSPVTEPASMSRFTKAEVMVMGDVTYGACCVDDFTARALGVDFLVHYGHSCLVPMDTSIQDFRVLYVFVDIRIDTAHLLDSVRLTFAPGSSLALVSTIQFVSTLQAAAQELKADYHISVPQCKPLSPGEILGCTSPRLPKEVEAVVYLGDGRFHLESVMIANPNVSAYRYDPYSKVLSREYYDHQRMQATRQEAIAAARSAKSWGLILGTLGRQGSPKILEHLESQLRDLGLPFVRLLLSEIFPSKLSLLPGIDVWVQVACPRLSIDWGSAFPKPLLTPYEAAVALKDVSWQQPYPMDFYAGSSLGPWTVNHGRDQKPRGHCQPASGKGSRGGSPAPACDGCSCADQKATSPAP, encoded by the exons ATGAACCatcgctgggggtggggggagcagtgCTCTGCCATCTGGAGCCAGCATGAGCACAGGGAGGGGGAATGCAGAAAGGGGAGGTCATCTCGTGCTGGGAACCTCCTACTTCCCTGCTGCTGCCCTCACCCATCTTCCTCCCCTCCACCACAGACCCACTTCCCTGCTCCCACCCTCTTGCCCCTTGGGGATGCTCTTTGGGGCTCAGGCCAATTTGCATACATTTTAATCTATAAAAAATTAAGTGCTCTGGCTGACTCAGAGCCGGGGCTGCATGCTAAGGAGCTGAATAATCCGGTCCGTGCACAGGCTGATTTGGGGAAGGGGGTGGAGGAGGGTGCAGAGCGGCAGCACTTCAGCTTCCCCCACTGCACCCCAGAGGAAGAATGGGGGAGCCCTGTCACAGAGCCGGCATCTATGTCCAG GTTCACAAAGGCTGAGGTGATGGTGATGGGTGATGTCACCTATGGGGCTTGCTGTGTGGATGACTTCACTGCAAGGGCCTTGGGAGTTGACTTCTTGGTGCACTATGGTCACAGCTGTCTAG TCCCCATGGACACCTCGATTCAGGACTTCCGAGTGTTGTATGTCTTTGTGGATATCCGGATAGACACTGCCCACCTCCTGGACTCGGTCCGCCTTACCTTTGCACCAGGCAGCTCACTCGCTCTGGTCAGCACCATTCAGTTTGTGTCAACGTTACAG GCAGCTGCACAGGAGCTGAAAGCTGATTACCACATCAGTGTCCCACAGTGCAAGCCCCTGTCCCCTGGGGAGATCCTAGGCTGTACATCCCCTCGACTTCCCAAGGAAGTGGAAGCTGTTGT GTACCTTGGAGATGGCCGCTTCCACCTGGAGTCTGTCATGATTGCCAACCCTAATGTATCTGCTTACCG GTATGACCCATACAGCAAAGTCCTCTCCAGAGAATACTATGACCATCAGCGCATGCAGGCCACTCGCCAGGAAGCCATTGCTGCTGCGCGCTCAGCCAAGTCCTGGGGCCTCATTCTGGGAACTCTGGGCCGCCAGGGCAGTCCCAAGATCCTGGAG CACTTGGAATCGCAGCTCAGAGACTTGGGACTTCCTTTCGTGAGGCTGCTGCTCTCTGAGATCTTCCCCAGCAAACTCAGTCTACTTCCTGGGATAGATGT GTGGGTGCAGGTGGCATGTCCACGCCTCTCCATTGACTGGGGTTCAGCCTTTCCCAAGCCATTGCTGACACCCTACGAG GCAGCCGTGGCCCTGAAGGACGTTTCTTGGCAGCAGCCCTACCCCATGGACTTCTACGCTGGCAGTTCCTTAGGGCCATGGACAGTGAACCACGGTCGGGACCAGAAACCCCGGGGTCACTGCCAGCCTGCATCCGGCAAG GGGTCCAGAGGCGGCTCACCAGCCCCAGCCTGTGACGGTTGCAGCTGCGCAGACCAGAAGGCCACATCGCCAGCTCCCTGA
- the Dph1 gene encoding 2-(3-amino-3-carboxypropyl)histidine synthase subunit 1 isoform X1, whose translation MSRFTKAEVMVMGDVTYGACCVDDFTARALGVDFLVHYGHSCLVPMDTSIQDFRVLYVFVDIRIDTAHLLDSVRLTFAPGSSLALVSTIQFVSTLQAAAQELKADYHISVPQCKPLSPGEILGCTSPRLPKEVEAVVYLGDGRFHLESVMIANPNVSAYRYDPYSKVLSREYYDHQRMQATRQEAIAAARSAKSWGLILGTLGRQGSPKILEHLESQLRDLGLPFVRLLLSEIFPSKLSLLPGIDVWVQVACPRLSIDWGSAFPKPLLTPYEAAVALKDVSWQQPYPMDFYAGSSLGPWTVNHGRDQKPRGHCQPASGKQGSRGGSPAPACDGCSCADQKATSPAP comes from the exons ATGTCCAG GTTCACAAAGGCTGAGGTGATGGTGATGGGTGATGTCACCTATGGGGCTTGCTGTGTGGATGACTTCACTGCAAGGGCCTTGGGAGTTGACTTCTTGGTGCACTATGGTCACAGCTGTCTAG TCCCCATGGACACCTCGATTCAGGACTTCCGAGTGTTGTATGTCTTTGTGGATATCCGGATAGACACTGCCCACCTCCTGGACTCGGTCCGCCTTACCTTTGCACCAGGCAGCTCACTCGCTCTGGTCAGCACCATTCAGTTTGTGTCAACGTTACAG GCAGCTGCACAGGAGCTGAAAGCTGATTACCACATCAGTGTCCCACAGTGCAAGCCCCTGTCCCCTGGGGAGATCCTAGGCTGTACATCCCCTCGACTTCCCAAGGAAGTGGAAGCTGTTGT GTACCTTGGAGATGGCCGCTTCCACCTGGAGTCTGTCATGATTGCCAACCCTAATGTATCTGCTTACCG GTATGACCCATACAGCAAAGTCCTCTCCAGAGAATACTATGACCATCAGCGCATGCAGGCCACTCGCCAGGAAGCCATTGCTGCTGCGCGCTCAGCCAAGTCCTGGGGCCTCATTCTGGGAACTCTGGGCCGCCAGGGCAGTCCCAAGATCCTGGAG CACTTGGAATCGCAGCTCAGAGACTTGGGACTTCCTTTCGTGAGGCTGCTGCTCTCTGAGATCTTCCCCAGCAAACTCAGTCTACTTCCTGGGATAGATGT GTGGGTGCAGGTGGCATGTCCACGCCTCTCCATTGACTGGGGTTCAGCCTTTCCCAAGCCATTGCTGACACCCTACGAG GCAGCCGTGGCCCTGAAGGACGTTTCTTGGCAGCAGCCCTACCCCATGGACTTCTACGCTGGCAGTTCCTTAGGGCCATGGACAGTGAACCACGGTCGGGACCAGAAACCCCGGGGTCACTGCCAGCCTGCATCCGGCAAG CAGGGGTCCAGAGGCGGCTCACCAGCCCCAGCCTGTGACGGTTGCAGCTGCGCAGACCAGAAGGCCACATCGCCAGCTCCCTGA
- the Dph1 gene encoding 2-(3-amino-3-carboxypropyl)histidine synthase subunit 1 isoform X5, with the protein MVMGDVTYGACCVDDFTARALGVDFLVHYGHSCLVPMDTSIQDFRVLYVFVDIRIDTAHLLDSVRLTFAPGSSLALVSTIQFVSTLQAAAQELKADYHISVPQCKPLSPGEILGCTSPRLPKEVEAVVYLGDGRFHLESVMIANPNVSAYRYDPYSKVLSREYYDHQRMQATRQEAIAAARSAKSWGLILGTLGRQGSPKILEHLESQLRDLGLPFVRLLLSEIFPSKLSLLPGIDVWVQVACPRLSIDWGSAFPKPLLTPYEAAVALKDVSWQQPYPMDFYAGSSLGPWTVNHGRDQKPRGHCQPASGKQGSRGGSPAPACDGCSCADQKATSPAP; encoded by the exons ATGGTGATGGGTGATGTCACCTATGGGGCTTGCTGTGTGGATGACTTCACTGCAAGGGCCTTGGGAGTTGACTTCTTGGTGCACTATGGTCACAGCTGTCTAG TCCCCATGGACACCTCGATTCAGGACTTCCGAGTGTTGTATGTCTTTGTGGATATCCGGATAGACACTGCCCACCTCCTGGACTCGGTCCGCCTTACCTTTGCACCAGGCAGCTCACTCGCTCTGGTCAGCACCATTCAGTTTGTGTCAACGTTACAG GCAGCTGCACAGGAGCTGAAAGCTGATTACCACATCAGTGTCCCACAGTGCAAGCCCCTGTCCCCTGGGGAGATCCTAGGCTGTACATCCCCTCGACTTCCCAAGGAAGTGGAAGCTGTTGT GTACCTTGGAGATGGCCGCTTCCACCTGGAGTCTGTCATGATTGCCAACCCTAATGTATCTGCTTACCG GTATGACCCATACAGCAAAGTCCTCTCCAGAGAATACTATGACCATCAGCGCATGCAGGCCACTCGCCAGGAAGCCATTGCTGCTGCGCGCTCAGCCAAGTCCTGGGGCCTCATTCTGGGAACTCTGGGCCGCCAGGGCAGTCCCAAGATCCTGGAG CACTTGGAATCGCAGCTCAGAGACTTGGGACTTCCTTTCGTGAGGCTGCTGCTCTCTGAGATCTTCCCCAGCAAACTCAGTCTACTTCCTGGGATAGATGT GTGGGTGCAGGTGGCATGTCCACGCCTCTCCATTGACTGGGGTTCAGCCTTTCCCAAGCCATTGCTGACACCCTACGAG GCAGCCGTGGCCCTGAAGGACGTTTCTTGGCAGCAGCCCTACCCCATGGACTTCTACGCTGGCAGTTCCTTAGGGCCATGGACAGTGAACCACGGTCGGGACCAGAAACCCCGGGGTCACTGCCAGCCTGCATCCGGCAAG CAGGGGTCCAGAGGCGGCTCACCAGCCCCAGCCTGTGACGGTTGCAGCTGCGCAGACCAGAAGGCCACATCGCCAGCTCCCTGA
- the Dph1 gene encoding 2-(3-amino-3-carboxypropyl)histidine synthase subunit 1 isoform X6 translates to MDTSIQDFRVLYVFVDIRIDTAHLLDSVRLTFAPGSSLALVSTIQFVSTLQAAAQELKADYHISVPQCKPLSPGEILGCTSPRLPKEVEAVVYLGDGRFHLESVMIANPNVSAYRYDPYSKVLSREYYDHQRMQATRQEAIAAARSAKSWGLILGTLGRQGSPKILEHLESQLRDLGLPFVRLLLSEIFPSKLSLLPGIDVWVQVACPRLSIDWGSAFPKPLLTPYEAAVALKDVSWQQPYPMDFYAGSSLGPWTVNHGRDQKPRGHCQPASGKQGSRGGSPAPACDGCSCADQKATSPAP, encoded by the exons ATGGACACCTCGATTCAGGACTTCCGAGTGTTGTATGTCTTTGTGGATATCCGGATAGACACTGCCCACCTCCTGGACTCGGTCCGCCTTACCTTTGCACCAGGCAGCTCACTCGCTCTGGTCAGCACCATTCAGTTTGTGTCAACGTTACAG GCAGCTGCACAGGAGCTGAAAGCTGATTACCACATCAGTGTCCCACAGTGCAAGCCCCTGTCCCCTGGGGAGATCCTAGGCTGTACATCCCCTCGACTTCCCAAGGAAGTGGAAGCTGTTGT GTACCTTGGAGATGGCCGCTTCCACCTGGAGTCTGTCATGATTGCCAACCCTAATGTATCTGCTTACCG GTATGACCCATACAGCAAAGTCCTCTCCAGAGAATACTATGACCATCAGCGCATGCAGGCCACTCGCCAGGAAGCCATTGCTGCTGCGCGCTCAGCCAAGTCCTGGGGCCTCATTCTGGGAACTCTGGGCCGCCAGGGCAGTCCCAAGATCCTGGAG CACTTGGAATCGCAGCTCAGAGACTTGGGACTTCCTTTCGTGAGGCTGCTGCTCTCTGAGATCTTCCCCAGCAAACTCAGTCTACTTCCTGGGATAGATGT GTGGGTGCAGGTGGCATGTCCACGCCTCTCCATTGACTGGGGTTCAGCCTTTCCCAAGCCATTGCTGACACCCTACGAG GCAGCCGTGGCCCTGAAGGACGTTTCTTGGCAGCAGCCCTACCCCATGGACTTCTACGCTGGCAGTTCCTTAGGGCCATGGACAGTGAACCACGGTCGGGACCAGAAACCCCGGGGTCACTGCCAGCCTGCATCCGGCAAG CAGGGGTCCAGAGGCGGCTCACCAGCCCCAGCCTGTGACGGTTGCAGCTGCGCAGACCAGAAGGCCACATCGCCAGCTCCCTGA
- the Ovca2 gene encoding esterase OVCA2 — protein sequence MAARPTLRVLCLAGFRQSERGFREKTGALRKALRGRAELVCLSGPHPVPEAAAAEGAGPASGPCSPEEQPRGWWFSEEEADVFSALEEPTVCRGLEKALETVAQALNTLGPFDGLLGFSQGAALAAYVCALGQAGDPRFSLPRFIILVSGFCPRGFGLKEPILRSPMSLPSLHVFGDTDRVIPSQESMQLASRFLGAVTLTHSGGHFIPAAAPQRQAYLKFLDQFAE from the exons ATGGCGGCACGGCCGACCCTGAGAGTGCTGTGTCTAGCCGGCTTCCGGCAGAGCGAGCGGGGCTTCCGTGAGAAGACTGGAGCGCTGAGGAAGGCGCTGCGGGGTCGCGCAGAGCTCGTGTGCCTCAGCGGGCCGCACCCGGTCCCCGAGGCAGCGGCTGCCGAGGGGGCAGGGCCAGCCTCGG GGCCCTGTTCTCCGGAGGAGCAACCTCGAGGCTGGTGGTTTTCCGAGGAGGAAGCAGATGTTTTCTCAGCTCTGGAAGAGCCCACCGTGTGCAGGGGTCTGGAGAAGGCCCTGGAAACGGTGGCACAGGCCCTTAACACGCTGGGGCCTTTCGATGGACTTCTTGGCTTCAGTCAGGGGGCCGCACTAGCAGCTTATGTGTGCGCCCTGGGCCAGGCAGGAGATCCTCGCTTCTCCTTGCCAAGATTTATCATACTTGTGTCGGGGTTCTGTCCCCGAGGCTTTGGCCTTAAGGAGCCCATCCTGCGGAGCCCCATGTCACTGCCTTCACTTCATGTTTTTGGGGATACTGATCGAGTCATCCCTTCTCAGGAGAGTATGCAGTTGGCTAGCCGATTCCTTGGAGCCGTCACCCTCACCCACTCTGGTGGTCACTTCATTCCAGCAGCCGCACCCCAGCGTCAGGCCTACCTGAAGTTCTTGGACCAGTTTGCAGAATGA